A window of Maledivibacter sp. genomic DNA:
TCAACGCCTTAATGTACCCTTGTTCTTTTTGGATTATATCACCTAATTCAGTAATATGTAATTCTCCATTTTCAGTATCTCTAGCTTGGTCACTAGCTCCTCTAGAAATTTCTTCAATGGTTCTAGCTACTTCTTCTGCTGCTGTTGATACCTGTAGGCTAGTTGAAGTTAGTTCCTTTGATGCTGAAGCTACATGTTGGGATTTGTCAGATATGTCTTTTAAAATATGAACAAAATTATTGCGTACCGTAGTCATGGCATTAGCAAGGGTTCCTATTTCATCTTTCTTATCCAAGTATTTGATGGCTGGACTATTTTTATCAAAAGTTAAGTCATATTTACTAAGACGATCTAACAGTTTTGATAGTCTTATTATTGGGATCGAAATTTGATGTCCAACAAAGTTAGCCATTGCTAGACCTAAAATAATGAAAATAAAAGCCGCAAGTCCTACTCCTATTTTTAAATCACTTAAGCATGCTAACACGTTTGAACGCAAGCCAGCTACTCCAACAATCCAATCAGTACCTTTAACAGGCGCATAACCAACATAAATATTTTCTCCATCTAAATTATCATAACTGCAAAAACCGTTTTCCCCATTTGTCATGTCATTAGCTAGTTCTGTAAGGGTATCATCTCCCTTAGCTTCTTCAATAAATCTTCGTTGTTCTAGTACAACCTCTTCATTTGGATGTGCTATGATAGTACCTTCTCCATTAATTAAATAGGCATATCCGTCTACTCCAAAATTAACATCATTAGTAATTGCACTCAAGGCTCTACCATCGAAAACAGCCGCTACTACACCTATAACATCTTTGTTTTCATCAAATATAGGAGTGGCACATAATACTATAATAGAACCATCAGCTCTACTAACAACAGGGTTACTAATAGAAGAATGTCCCTGCAATGCTAGCTGAAAATATTCCCTATCACCTAAATATAGTTCATCTCCACGGGAATTTTTTACGTTCCCATCTGGGGTACCAACCCCCATAAATAAGTAGTTGTTTCTTTCCGTTTCGTTTATTAGGGCTGGCAGCTGATCATTTTCCCAGTCCATACTTCGAATAGCCTGCCTATTCGCTATGCTTTCTATAGTGTTTATTTTGGATTCAATATCTTTAGAAATGATAACCGATACTTGTACTGCAAGCTCTTGTAAACTATCCCTTGTGTTATTTTCAATGGAATTCAATGCAATATTATATGAAATTAAGCTTAATCCACCAGCTATAACTAAAATGATTGCTACAAACCAAATGATGAGTTTTTGTCTAATGCTCTTCATTTCTACATCCCTCTTTTATCCTTAATTATATGGCTTGTTGCAAAACTCCAAAACCCCTATAAATACTGAGTTTTCTTATGTTTAAATGACTTAAATCCTCCATTGTGTAGTTTTATAACAAACTAGTGCTACTAAGTTAAAATGTCATATAGAAGAAATACAAATTAAGGGTTTAATCTCAAATGAACTTTTTAAGAATTATTCATCCTTAAAGCTTGGTTTTCTTTTCTCTATGAAAGAAGATATTCCCTCTTTTATATCATGGGTGCCACTACAATAGATTGATTGTGCCTGCTCGAATAATAACCCCGCTTCAGTACTATTATCTGATGCTACATTAATACCTTTTTTAGCAAACCTTACTGCTGATGGTGGATAATTTGCTAATTTCCCAGCTAACTTCATCGCAAATTTTTCTAAATCCTCATCCTCGACGAGATATTCTACTAATCCAATTCTATAGGCTTCATTTGCATCAATTTTATCACAAGCCATTACTAGTCTCTTAGCCTGACCCAATCCAACCAGCTTTGTTATCCTTGTTGTTCCTCCCATATCAGGTGATAATCCCAACTGAACTTCTGGCAATGCAAATACTGAACTTTTACCAGCAACTCTTAAATCTACCCCCGCAATCAATTCAACTGCCGAACCAATACAATATCCATGTACCGCTGCAATCACTGGTATAGGTAGTTTTTGCCAAAAGCTATATAGCCCTTGTAACCACTCCAAATTATCCTTCATGAACCTGCTACTTGCAGTGGAAAGGTATTTTAAATCAATACCTGCCGAAAAAGCTTGCCCCTCAGCAACAATAATAACTGTTCTTAAAGACTTGTCAGAATAGATTTCTTTTTGAATTGCTTCAAGCTCTAAGAAAAATTTTTCATCAACTAAGTTTAGAGGGGGATTGCTTAAGGTTACAATACCTATAGTTTCTTTCTTTTCATAATTAACTCTTGTACCATATGACATAATTGCATCTCCTTTTTTTATTTTTAATGCCACATTAAACGCATCATCGTGGGCATCCATAATTTTTCTTACTTCCTTCGCATCACCGATGACATCATACTTAATTCCCTGCTTATCAAGAATTTCTGTTAGCTCTTTCCCTAAAGGTGTGTAACCAGCAGCTAATATAATCGTATTTGCATTTATTTTTTCTATACCATCTTCACTTTTTAAAGTTATATCATTTTCATTAATTGAAATAACCTTAGTATTCTTTTTTAAATTAACCCCCAATGTCTTAAGTTCTTTAGTCATGATCCATTTATATCCACCCAATCCTTTACCAAGCTTATTGGTCATTTCAGCTACTGTAATTTTAGGTGAATCCTTGGATTTAGTATTCGGTAAAACAAATTTTACATCTTCTGGATTAATTGAAAGCTGAGGCATTAATTTTTTAGGTATATACTTTGCTTTAAAATTTTGATAATATACATCCGGGATCAATTTACTAATTAAATGTTCAGCAGTCTCTAAACCTACAATTCCTCCCCCTATAATCAAAACGTCCTTTTCTAAGATTTTTTTAATTTTATCATCTGAGGCCAATAATACATCCTCTGCCATTACAACCTTTGATCCATTAATCCCATCAATTGGTGGTATGATTGGGCTACTGCCGGTAGCAATAAATACATGATCAGGCCCTATCTCTTTAATCAATTCCCCTGTCACTTTAGTATTAAGCCTTACTTCCACGTCTAGCTTTCTTATTGTATCCTCTGTAACCTCTATATAATTTATAAAGGTTTCTTTATGAGGTGGTTTACTTGCTACAACTACCTTTCCACCTAATGCACCTTCTTTTTCACATAGAATAACATTATGTCCTTTTAAAGCACTAACTCTAGCAGCCTCCATACCGGCCGGTCCACCACCCACAATAAGGATAGTCATCGGATCATCTGTTTTTGTAATTTTAATTGTTTCTTTTCCTACCTCAGGATTAAACACGCATTTAACATCCTTAAATCTTAAAACTCTCTCTATACAACCTTGATTACAAGCTTGACATTTTCTATATTTTTCCCCATTTCTGACTTTGTTTGGATAGTATGGATCAGTAATTAACTGCCGACCAAGTCCTACAATATCCCCTTTATCTGCTTTTATTATATTTGCAGCTACCTCAGGATCATGAACTCTATTTGAAACAATAACTGGAAGTGAAATTACTTTTTTAATAGCTTCGGCCAAGAAATCATATCCTCCATAGGGAATATGCCTTGTCATTTGAGGAATAGGTGCTTCATGCCACCCTCCTGTAACATTTACTGCATCAATCATATCTTCTACATGTACAGTAAATCTTTGCATAAAATCTACACCATAACCCCCTAACATATCGGCAGCAGAAATTCTTAAAATAATTGGGAAATCACTTCCTACTTTTTCTCTAATCTTACCAATAACTTCTTTAGGAAATCTAATTCTATTTTCTTCTGATCCACCATATTCATCGGTTCTTAGATTCGTTTTAGGTGATAAAAACTGAGTAAGTAAATAGCCAACACTACAACTTATTTCAACAGCATCAACCCCTGCCTTTTTAGCCCTTAAAGCTGCATTGCCAAAGTCCTCAATGGTATTTTCGATGTCTTCCTTTGTCATAACACGTGGCTGGCTCTTATATAGTGGGGATGGCACTGCTGAAGGTGCTACCGGCTGTTTATTGCCAATTAGCATGGGCATATTATTTCTCCCAGTATGGAATAACTGTACAACTAATTTACAATCACCTTCATGCATTAAATTACTTAATTCTTTAAATTCTTCAATATACTTATCATGATCTAAAAAATGCATATCCGGTGGGCCAGCCACATCATTAACTGCTGCAATAACAGTTATAGCAGAAACTCCACCCTGTACTCTTTCTTTATAAAATGCCAGATCTCTTTCTGATATTCTTTTCTTTCTTGCATAGCCTGTATGCATTCCCAACATAAACAATCTGTTTTTCAACTCTAAATTTCCTATTTTAACAGATTTAAACAATGTATCTACCATTTAAAAATCACCTCATAACTTTTTGATTTTTTAGTATTTCCGCAACATGAACAATAATAAATTGTCTTTATTTATGGGATTGGATCTATAAGCGGCATGAAAATAACAGCACTAAATGCTACTCAAAATGATAAGCCTAAAATATATTGATTGACAAGGGGATTCATGGAAACCATATAATAACTTCTCTAAAATTTGTAAATTATAACATATTAATGTTGAAAGTGTAGTCCTTTACAATAGTATATATTGAGCAAAAACAATGCCAATAAAATTCAGCTAAATAACTGTATTCAAAGCTTAATGCATGTGCAAAAATTGTACAACAAGCTGAATTTTTGCACATAATATACGGATTTTATAATAAATAAAACCCCTTACATCTCATTATATGTGCAAGAGGTTAGTGTAAAATCATATCAAATTCAAAGTTCCTAGCTTGATAATGCTTTTCTTACAAATCCCACTAATTCCATTACAATCTTTTCCTCATCCCGGATTGTTTCTGATCCTAAAAATATCTTCATTCTTTCTTTATAGTAGTCGGATGTATAGGAAAATTGGAACATTATGATCAGGTTATCAATATAAAATGCCGTAAGTCGCTCATCAATATTAGCATTGATTATACCCTTCTCCTTGGCGGTTCTTATAACATCACAATATAAATCAACGGTAATAGATTCAAACTGTCTTGACAGTTTACTAGACAGCTTTGCAAGTCCTTGGGTTGTAGAATCTAAATATATTTGATTAAGCTGGGGGAAGTCTATGGCATATCTTCTAGATGACCGGAGTAGCTTTTCAAACACTTTAAATATATTATCATCCCTAATATTTACTTCATTTAAAGCTTTTTCTAATAGATGAAATCCTATATCTACAACCGTTAGAAAAAGATCCTCTTTAGAGTTAAAGTAACTGTACATTGACCCTATACTAATCCCTGATTTCTTAGCTATAACATTTATATTAGTCCCATTATATCCTTTGGCGGCAAATTCAGAAGTAGCTACATCTAAAATTTTTCGTCTCCGCTTTGCAGGTATCTTTTCAAATGTACTTTTATAAAATTTTACTTTATTCCTTATTTTCTCATATTCCTTAATACCATCTATCATCTTAACCTCCACTTTTTCATATCCATATCTCCCATTATCCCTCTGAATAGTATCTTTTGAATTTATTTTTGGCCATGATTTCCCCAGCTATCCCACCTAAATATCGTATAACAGGATAATTAACCTTAAGGTCAATGAGTTCAATTAAATTACCATCTCTATCCTTTAAAAACACCCAATCTGCTTCATCAGAGTGTTGGGGCTCTGAAAAGAAATACACCCCCTTTTCTCTAAGTCTGTTATACCATTTATGTACATTTTTCACATCTAAGGTAAAATGGGTGACCCCCGGTGTATTCCAAATAACCTGCTGACCCGGTAACGAAGATGAAAATTCAAATATTTCAACCACACCTCCCTTAGGCACTCTTAAAAACCCTAGGTGTACATGTACATCTTTCAATTTATATAAAGAATATAGTTTTTCTAATTCATCATTATTAAAATAATCCTCACTGATTAATCTAAAGCCAAACATATCATGATACCATTTCACTGATTTTTCAAAATCTGATACCGTTATTCCCACATGGCTCAGTGATCGTATCTTCAAGCTTTTCACCTCCCGTAACTATCAAATTAGCCTCTGAATCTCTTCCATGAACCTTTAACCCAGATTATTCATAGAAAATTTGTCAGAGGCTGATAAAAAGTCTTTATTTTGCATAGGAACCTACTAATAACATATATTCACCTAGTTGGGCCCCATACTCCGGCGCACCTTCCATAATAAGCTTACCCTTCATTGTTGCTTCAATCATATCATCGCTTTGGAGCAGTATACCAAGGGCACTATCTACAGAATCAAATCTCATAGTAAAAAATGGCTTTGACCTCTTGTATTCACCCCTAGCCGCCTTAGATTTACCAGCTTTTATTCTTATATATGCACAAAGCTCAGGCTTATCCTCAACAGCCCAAGCATATACTCTATCCGGACTTCTCTTCACCCAGTTTACAACATCGGGATGTCCTGCTTTATTTAGCTGACTAATTCCCGTAGATAATAAATAGAAATATAATTTGACTAAAAGTTCTTTATCTTCTTCTTTTTCCGGTGGCTTATCCATACTAAGTAACTTTGCCATACTATTTAGTGCCTTTAATGTACCTAATAGGAACCTCAAGTTACGCCACCCTTTAATGCGAGGAAGCTTTTTAGTTTTTCCAGCAAAGAAAGAATTTAGATGGGGAATACTCTTGAATTCCAATTCAATATCCCATGTATCAGTAGTCCCCTTAACAACAGTCCATATACCATCCTTAATAATAAAATGTGTACCAACCTTACCATTACTATCCAATGCACTTATTTGTATTTTACCTGTTTTCCCATTAAAGCCTTTGGCAAGTTTTTCTCTACTATCAATAATCACCTTCAATAGTGGTAAAACTGCATTTAAAAATATTTTATTTGCATAAATATCTTCCCTGGTAATCATGACTACACCTCATCTTCCCAGTCATCATCTTCCTCAAAATCCTTACCCATGAGCCGACGTACATTTTCTATAATTCCATTTGTATCTATCTTGTAATGTGCCATGAGATCCTCATGAAGTCCAATCATTGAAAATATGTCTGGGATTCCTAGCTTAACAAATGCACAGGACTTTCCTCCCTCTGCGATTACATCTGCAACGGCACTTCCTAAACCTCCTATCACATTGTGATCCTCCACGGTGATAATTCTTCTCGTTTCATGTACTGCCTTTAATACTGCCCCTCGATCAATTGGTTTAACGGTATGGATATTTAATACCCTTACCTTTATCCCATCAACAGCCTCCAAAATCTTAGCTGCCTCCATAGCCTGAAAAACACATGAGCCACATGCAATAATGGTTAAATCTGTTCCATCAACTAGTTGTACTGCTTCACCTATTTTGTATCCGTATTCCATATCCTCGTAGACCTTTCTATCAAATCCACGATTTATACGAATATATATAGGTCCTGGTGTTTCATAGGCTGCATATATGGCATTGGCAGTTTCTACTCCATCAGCAGGTACAATGACCTTACAATTGGCCATAGATCTCATAATTGCTAAATCCTCCGTACAATTATGGGTTGATCCTCCTTGCCCAAAGGAAAGCCCTGCATGGGTTGCAATAATTTTCACATTTAAATTTTGATAACATATATCGGTGTGTACTTGATCAAGGGCACGCATGGAAGCAAATATTGCAAAGGTTGAAACAAAGGGGACTAATCCAGCCTTAGCCATACCTGCAGCTATGCCAAACATATTCTGTTCAGCAATTCCTAAATTAAAGAAGCGCTCTGGAAATTTTTCTGCAAAGATTCCTATCTTAGTCGATTTTGCTAAATCCGCTGAAAGCCCAACTATTTCAGGATGTTTTTCTCCAAGATCACAAAGCACATTTCCGTATAGCTCCGTCATAGACAGATTTGTAGCATCAAGCATTGTATATGTCAATCCACCCATATTTACTCTCCTTTTAATCTTTTTTCATGATATCTTTGTAGACTTTCCCTACTCTGCTTTACTTTCACGGAATCAAGTCCACCATAATGCCATTTATAATTATCCTCCATAAAATCTATTCCACAGCCCTTTATTGTATTTGCTATTATTACTACTGGGGCTTCATCTTCCTTTAAAGCATACTCAATGGCTTCAGAAAGCTCTTTGAAGCTATGCCCATTTACTTCTTTAACAATAAAACCAAAGGCTCGCCATTTATCCACAAAGGGCTCTAGCTTCATGATATCCTCGGTGGGCCCATCTATCATGCATCTATTTCTATCAACTATGGTTATCATATTTGTAACTTTATAGTGGGATGCTGCCATGGCCGCCTCCCATATGGATCCCTCATTACATTCCCCATCACCTAAAAGACAATATGTGGTATAGGATTTTTTCTTCAATCTTGCAGCAAGGGCTGTCCCCAATGCTATGG
This region includes:
- a CDS encoding transketolase, encoding MPISNDEIKALENKSHELRNLCVDTVVWAGSGHIGGALSAMDIMTILYYKYMNVDHKNPQWEDRDRFILSKGHVGVGFAPVLADKGYFSKEILREYNHTGSKLGVHLDSLKVPGVDASTGSLGHGMPIALGTALAARLKKKSYTTYCLLGDGECNEGSIWEAAMAASHYKVTNMITIVDRNRCMIDGPTEDIMKLEPFVDKWRAFGFIVKEVNGHSFKELSEAIEYALKEDEAPVVIIANTIKGCGIDFMEDNYKWHYGGLDSVKVKQSRESLQRYHEKRLKGE
- a CDS encoding TetR/AcrR family transcriptional regulator, which gives rise to MIDGIKEYEKIRNKVKFYKSTFEKIPAKRRRKILDVATSEFAAKGYNGTNINVIAKKSGISIGSMYSYFNSKEDLFLTVVDIGFHLLEKALNEVNIRDDNIFKVFEKLLRSSRRYAIDFPQLNQIYLDSTTQGLAKLSSKLSRQFESITVDLYCDVIRTAKEKGIINANIDERLTAFYIDNLIIMFQFSYTSDYYKERMKIFLGSETIRDEEKIVMELVGFVRKALSS
- a CDS encoding enoyl-CoA hydratase-related protein translates to MVDTLFKSVKIGNLELKNRLFMLGMHTGYARKKRISERDLAFYKERVQGGVSAITVIAAVNDVAGPPDMHFLDHDKYIEEFKELSNLMHEGDCKLVVQLFHTGRNNMPMLIGNKQPVAPSAVPSPLYKSQPRVMTKEDIENTIEDFGNAALRAKKAGVDAVEISCSVGYLLTQFLSPKTNLRTDEYGGSEENRIRFPKEVIGKIREKVGSDFPIILRISAADMLGGYGVDFMQRFTVHVEDMIDAVNVTGGWHEAPIPQMTRHIPYGGYDFLAEAIKKVISLPVIVSNRVHDPEVAANIIKADKGDIVGLGRQLITDPYYPNKVRNGEKYRKCQACNQGCIERVLRFKDVKCVFNPEVGKETIKITKTDDPMTILIVGGGPAGMEAARVSALKGHNVILCEKEGALGGKVVVASKPPHKETFINYIEVTEDTIRKLDVEVRLNTKVTGELIKEIGPDHVFIATGSSPIIPPIDGINGSKVVMAEDVLLASDDKIKKILEKDVLIIGGGIVGLETAEHLISKLIPDVYYQNFKAKYIPKKLMPQLSINPEDVKFVLPNTKSKDSPKITVAEMTNKLGKGLGGYKWIMTKELKTLGVNLKKNTKVISINENDITLKSEDGIEKINANTIILAAGYTPLGKELTEILDKQGIKYDVIGDAKEVRKIMDAHDDAFNVALKIKKGDAIMSYGTRVNYEKKETIGIVTLSNPPLNLVDEKFFLELEAIQKEIYSDKSLRTVIIVAEGQAFSAGIDLKYLSTASSRFMKDNLEWLQGLYSFWQKLPIPVIAAVHGYCIGSAVELIAGVDLRVAGKSSVFALPEVQLGLSPDMGGTTRITKLVGLGQAKRLVMACDKIDANEAYRIGLVEYLVEDEDLEKFAMKLAGKLANYPPSAVRFAKKGINVASDNSTEAGLLFEQAQSIYCSGTHDIKEGISSFIEKRKPSFKDE
- a CDS encoding transketolase family protein is translated as MGGLTYTMLDATNLSMTELYGNVLCDLGEKHPEIVGLSADLAKSTKIGIFAEKFPERFFNLGIAEQNMFGIAAGMAKAGLVPFVSTFAIFASMRALDQVHTDICYQNLNVKIIATHAGLSFGQGGSTHNCTEDLAIMRSMANCKVIVPADGVETANAIYAAYETPGPIYIRINRGFDRKVYEDMEYGYKIGEAVQLVDGTDLTIIACGSCVFQAMEAAKILEAVDGIKVRVLNIHTVKPIDRGAVLKAVHETRRIITVEDHNVIGGLGSAVADVIAEGGKSCAFVKLGIPDIFSMIGLHEDLMAHYKIDTNGIIENVRRLMGKDFEEDDDWEDEV
- a CDS encoding VOC family protein, with protein sequence MKIRSLSHVGITVSDFEKSVKWYHDMFGFRLISEDYFNNDELEKLYSLYKLKDVHVHLGFLRVPKGGVVEIFEFSSSLPGQQVIWNTPGVTHFTLDVKNVHKWYNRLREKGVYFFSEPQHSDEADWVFLKDRDGNLIELIDLKVNYPVIRYLGGIAGEIMAKNKFKRYYSEG
- a CDS encoding methyl-accepting chemotaxis protein, which translates into the protein MKSIRQKLIIWFVAIILVIAGGLSLISYNIALNSIENNTRDSLQELAVQVSVIISKDIESKINTIESIANRQAIRSMDWENDQLPALINETERNNYLFMGVGTPDGNVKNSRGDELYLGDREYFQLALQGHSSISNPVVSRADGSIIVLCATPIFDENKDVIGVVAAVFDGRALSAITNDVNFGVDGYAYLINGEGTIIAHPNEEVVLEQRRFIEEAKGDDTLTELANDMTNGENGFCSYDNLDGENIYVGYAPVKGTDWIVGVAGLRSNVLACLSDLKIGVGLAAFIFIILGLAMANFVGHQISIPIIRLSKLLDRLSKYDLTFDKNSPAIKYLDKKDEIGTLANAMTTVRNNFVHILKDISDKSQHVASASKELTSTSLQVSTAAEEVARTIEEISRGASDQARDTENGELHITELGDIIQKEQGYIKALNSSTNEVTKLKDEGIIILHDLVEKTETSKNSTKGIHEIIINTNGSAEKIEGASKMIKNIAEQTNLLALNAAIEAARAGDAGKGFAVVADEIRKLAEQSSVFTEEIDTIVKELTDKTGYAVEIMKEVEEVVASQSKSVELTNTKFKGIDNAIEKMKKIIVSINESSQDMEDKKYEIVSIIENLSDISKENAAGTEEASASVEEQTASMEGIANSSNSLAQLSQEMQERIDKFKY